The Lentzea guizhouensis genome contains a region encoding:
- a CDS encoding quinone-dependent dihydroorotate dehydrogenase, giving the protein MVYKQVVRKALFSMHGGDAERVHETTLNAMARLSPLARFARGQDNPRTVFGVRFPNPVGLAAGLDKDGRALPAWAALGFGFVEVGTVTWHAQPGNPKPRLFRLREDEAIINRMGFNNAGARALAAKLDKTTLRAPLGISLGKSKVTPVEHAVEDYLNSLSALQDHGDYYAINVSSPNTPGLRSLQDKGALTELVQALTRATDKPMLVKIAPDLTEDAIAEVVQVCEDHGIKGLIATNTTVSREGLSSHHRDETGGLSGRPLTRRANDVVRFITKNSDLPVIGVGGIATPDDAQRMIDAGASLVQLYTGFIYEGPGLVSRINKALRGVPGGA; this is encoded by the coding sequence GTGGTCTACAAGCAGGTGGTTCGCAAGGCGTTGTTCTCGATGCACGGCGGCGACGCGGAGCGGGTCCACGAGACCACGCTCAACGCCATGGCGCGGCTCAGCCCGCTGGCCAGGTTCGCGCGGGGCCAGGACAACCCGCGCACCGTGTTCGGCGTCCGCTTCCCCAACCCGGTCGGTCTCGCCGCCGGGCTGGACAAGGACGGGCGCGCGCTGCCGGCGTGGGCCGCGCTGGGGTTCGGGTTCGTCGAGGTCGGCACCGTCACGTGGCACGCGCAGCCGGGCAACCCCAAGCCGCGGCTGTTCCGCCTGCGCGAGGACGAGGCGATCATCAACCGGATGGGCTTCAACAACGCCGGAGCGCGCGCGCTCGCGGCGAAGCTCGACAAGACCACGCTGCGCGCCCCGCTGGGCATCAGCCTGGGCAAGTCCAAGGTCACGCCGGTCGAGCACGCCGTCGAGGACTACCTGAACTCGCTGAGCGCCTTGCAGGACCACGGCGACTACTACGCGATCAACGTCAGCTCGCCGAACACGCCTGGCCTGCGCAGCCTGCAGGACAAGGGCGCGCTCACCGAGCTGGTGCAGGCGCTGACGCGGGCCACCGACAAGCCGATGCTCGTCAAGATCGCGCCCGACCTCACCGAGGACGCCATCGCGGAGGTCGTCCAGGTGTGCGAGGACCACGGCATCAAGGGCCTGATCGCCACCAACACCACGGTGAGCCGTGAGGGCCTGAGCAGCCACCACAGGGACGAGACGGGCGGTCTGAGCGGCCGCCCGCTGACCCGGCGGGCGAACGACGTGGTCCGGTTCATCACGAAGAACAGCGACCTGCCGGTGATCGGGGTCGGCGGCATCGCGACGCCGGACGACGCCCAGCGCATGATCGACGCGGGCGCGAGCCTGGTGCAGCTCTACACCGGGTTCATCTACGAGGGTCCCGGCCTGGTCAGCCGGATCAACAAGGCGCTACGAGGTGTGCCGGGCGGCGCGTAG
- a CDS encoding sigma-70 family RNA polymerase sigma factor produces MEFSPGLHRKVPAAAVSITSVGDAATEQLAGRSRGPRLDALLERAKAGGSAEPVEAPSPGSLASRPETLDSYVSDAVAGDRRAMQKLLSSLRPLIVRYCRARVGRSFATADDVAQDVCLAVLTALPSYRDQGRPFLAFVYGIAAHKVADAHRAAARNRAEPVPELPEATDREAGPEQQALQGELSARMGELLRVLPEKQREILVLRVVVGLSAEETAEAVGSTPGAVRVAQHRALSRLRKEIAAQEVVG; encoded by the coding sequence ATGGAGTTCTCACCAGGACTGCACCGCAAGGTGCCGGCAGCCGCCGTGTCGATCACCTCGGTCGGTGACGCCGCGACCGAGCAGCTGGCCGGCCGGTCGCGTGGCCCGAGGCTGGACGCGTTGCTCGAACGGGCGAAGGCGGGCGGGTCGGCCGAACCGGTCGAGGCGCCGTCGCCCGGTTCGCTGGCCAGCAGGCCGGAAACCTTGGATTCGTACGTGTCCGATGCCGTTGCCGGTGATCGCCGTGCGATGCAAAAGCTGCTCTCGTCGCTACGGCCGTTGATCGTGCGGTACTGCCGCGCGCGCGTTGGCCGGTCATTCGCCACGGCGGACGACGTCGCACAGGACGTCTGCCTGGCCGTGCTTACCGCGTTGCCGTCATACCGCGACCAAGGCCGGCCGTTCCTCGCGTTCGTCTACGGCATCGCGGCGCACAAGGTCGCGGACGCTCATCGTGCCGCGGCGCGCAACCGTGCCGAGCCCGTGCCCGAGCTGCCGGAGGCGACCGACCGCGAGGCCGGACCCGAGCAGCAGGCGCTGCAGGGCGAGCTCTCCGCGCGCATGGGTGAGCTGCTGCGGGTGCTGCCGGAGAAGCAGCGGGAGATCCTCGTGCTGCGCGTGGTCGTGGGGTTGTCGGCGGAGGAGACGGCGGAGGCGGTGGGGTCGACGCCGGGTGCGGTGCGGGTGGCCCAGCACCGTGCGCTGAGCCGGTTGCGCAAGGAGATCGCGGCTCAGGAGGTGGTCGGGTGA
- a CDS encoding sigma-70 family RNA polymerase sigma factor, whose product MESSALPAELVNRAVHGDHRAVDQVLRYLRPLVVKYCRARVGRSATTADDVAQDVCLAVLRALPNYREQGRPFLAFVYGIAAHKVADAHRALARNRAEPTAEVPDQVSHGAGPEDFALRGELNGALGELLRRLPDKQREILVLRVVVGLSAEETAEAVGSTPGAVRVAQHRALGRLRKEIAEASVLI is encoded by the coding sequence ATGGAAAGTTCGGCTTTGCCCGCAGAGCTGGTCAACCGCGCGGTCCACGGCGACCACAGGGCCGTTGACCAGGTGCTTCGCTACCTGCGCCCGTTGGTGGTGAAGTACTGTCGCGCGCGTGTGGGGCGTTCCGCGACGACTGCGGACGACGTCGCGCAGGACGTGTGCCTGGCCGTGCTGAGGGCTCTCCCGAACTACCGCGAGCAGGGCAGGCCCTTCCTGGCGTTCGTTTACGGCATCGCCGCCCACAAGGTCGCCGACGCCCACCGCGCGCTCGCCCGCAACCGAGCGGAGCCGACCGCGGAGGTGCCGGACCAGGTCTCGCACGGCGCCGGGCCCGAGGACTTCGCCCTGCGGGGCGAGCTGAACGGTGCCCTGGGTGAGCTGCTGCGCCGGCTGCCCGACAAACAACGCGAGATCCTCGTGCTGCGCGTGGTGGTGGGTCTGTCGGCCGAGGAGACCGCTGAGGCCGTCGGCTCGACTCCCGGCGCCGTGCGCGTGGCGCAGCACCGCGCCCTGGGCCGGCTGCGCAAGGAGATCGCCGAGGCCAGCGTCCTGATCTGA
- a CDS encoding ParA family protein, which yields MHTVSVLSLKGGVGKTTVVLGLASAALRRGVRTLVIDLDPQCNATSTLEPEDPKASIYDVLKDPSEENLEQAIRPSRWGDGIDVLSGSEDAELLNHPDPNESRLHRLKAALRTLRDMYDEFPYQLVLLDCPPSLGQLTRSALVAADRALLVTEPTMFAVAGVQRAFEAVQNERENNNTDLQPLGVVVNRVRPRSHEHQFRIEELRDIFGPLVMPVALPDRLAVQQAQGACMPIHEWGTPGAREVALAFNLLLARIQRISRSRRRAVHHDFDDDEIQEAVDA from the coding sequence GTGCATACGGTGTCCGTGCTCAGCCTCAAGGGAGGCGTCGGCAAGACGACGGTGGTGCTCGGCCTGGCCTCTGCCGCCCTCCGCCGTGGTGTCCGCACTCTGGTGATCGACCTCGATCCGCAGTGCAACGCCACGTCGACGCTGGAGCCCGAGGATCCGAAGGCGAGCATCTACGACGTCCTGAAGGACCCGTCGGAGGAGAACCTGGAACAGGCGATCCGCCCCAGCAGGTGGGGTGACGGCATCGACGTGCTGTCCGGGTCGGAGGACGCCGAGCTGCTCAACCACCCCGACCCCAACGAGTCGCGCCTGCACCGGCTCAAAGCCGCGCTGCGCACGTTGCGCGACATGTACGACGAGTTCCCCTACCAGCTCGTGCTGCTCGACTGCCCGCCCTCGCTGGGCCAGCTGACCCGCTCCGCGCTGGTCGCGGCCGACCGCGCGTTGCTGGTGACCGAGCCGACCATGTTCGCCGTGGCGGGTGTGCAGCGCGCGTTCGAGGCGGTCCAGAACGAACGTGAGAACAACAACACCGATCTGCAGCCGCTGGGCGTCGTGGTGAACCGGGTGCGACCGCGCTCACACGAGCACCAGTTCCGCATCGAGGAGCTGCGCGACATCTTCGGCCCGCTGGTGATGCCGGTGGCGTTGCCGGACCGGCTCGCCGTGCAACAGGCCCAAGGCGCGTGCATGCCGATCCACGAGTGGGGTACTCCGGGCGCGCGTGAGGTGGCGCTGGCGTTCAACCTGCTGCTGGCCCGCATCCAGCGCATCTCCCGCAGCCGCCGGCGTGCGGTGCACCACGACTTCGACGACGACGAGATCCAAGAGGCGGTGGATGCCTGA
- a CDS encoding uracil-xanthine permease family protein, protein MHGDGRITDSETVAPQERVSWPLTVGFGVQHLVAMFGATVIVPTATGLPVATTLLFSGLGTLLFLLITKNRVPSYLGSSFAFVAPLVAAREQGIAAQLGGVVAAGLLVIVIGIAVKALGVRLLETVMPPVVTGAVVIIIGLNLSHQATSHFAEQPALAAITTGVILLAGVLGRGVLFRFSVLFGFVAVWVGGVLAGAVPPAKFAALRDAAWVGLPQLHQPELRPSVVLLMLPVVIVLVAEVVGHVKAVAALTGRNLDGSAGDAIIANGLSTALSGLGGGVGTTTYSENIGVMAVTRIYTTAAFAIAGVISVLLAFSPKAIALFGTIPPGVLGGCTLVLYGLIVLIGVRIWMDRGVDLTNPVNAMVGGAALVAGVGDLTIEIGELKMGGLVWGSLLVVILHPVMRWLRAARHTS, encoded by the coding sequence GTGCACGGGGACGGTCGGATCACCGACAGTGAGACCGTCGCACCGCAGGAGCGGGTGAGCTGGCCGCTGACCGTCGGGTTCGGCGTGCAGCACCTGGTCGCCATGTTCGGCGCCACGGTGATCGTGCCCACCGCCACGGGTCTCCCCGTCGCCACCACGCTGCTCTTCTCCGGCCTCGGCACGCTGCTGTTCCTGCTGATCACCAAGAACCGCGTCCCCAGCTACCTCGGCTCGTCCTTCGCGTTCGTCGCACCGCTGGTCGCCGCCCGCGAACAGGGCATCGCCGCCCAGCTCGGCGGCGTGGTCGCGGCCGGGCTGCTGGTGATCGTCATCGGCATCGCGGTCAAGGCGCTCGGCGTGCGGCTGCTGGAGACGGTCATGCCGCCGGTCGTCACCGGCGCCGTCGTGATCATCATCGGCCTCAACCTCTCGCACCAGGCCACCTCGCACTTCGCGGAGCAGCCGGCGCTCGCGGCGATCACGACCGGGGTGATCCTGCTGGCCGGGGTGCTCGGCCGCGGGGTGCTGTTCCGGTTCTCGGTGCTGTTCGGGTTCGTCGCCGTGTGGGTCGGCGGCGTGCTGGCCGGCGCGGTGCCGCCGGCGAAGTTCGCGGCGTTGCGCGACGCGGCCTGGGTGGGCCTGCCGCAGCTGCACCAGCCGGAGCTGCGCCCGTCCGTCGTGCTGCTGATGCTGCCGGTGGTGATCGTCCTGGTCGCCGAGGTCGTCGGGCACGTCAAGGCGGTGGCCGCGCTGACCGGCCGCAACCTCGACGGCAGCGCCGGTGACGCGATCATCGCCAACGGCCTGTCCACGGCGTTGTCCGGCCTGGGCGGCGGCGTGGGCACGACGACGTACTCCGAGAACATCGGCGTGATGGCCGTGACCCGCATCTACACGACGGCGGCGTTCGCGATCGCCGGGGTGATCTCCGTGCTGCTCGCGTTCTCCCCGAAGGCCATCGCGCTGTTCGGCACCATCCCGCCCGGAGTCCTGGGCGGGTGCACGCTGGTGCTCTACGGCCTGATCGTGCTCATCGGCGTGCGGATCTGGATGGACCGCGGCGTCGACCTCACCAACCCGGTCAACGCCATGGTCGGCGGTGCCGCGCTGGTCGCCGGTGTCGGCGACCTGACCATCGAGATCGGTGAGCTGAAGATGGGCGGCCTGGTGTGGGGATCGCTGCTCGTGGTGATCCTGCACCCGGTGATGCGCTGGCTACGCGCCGCCCGGCACACCTCGTAG
- a CDS encoding sigma-70 family RNA polymerase sigma factor has product MESSDLLASLVNEAVAGDRPAVERLLASVRPLVTRYCRARVGRGERAYASADDVAQEVCLAVLTSLPTYREQGRPFLAFVYGIAAHKVADAHRASARNRSEPVAEVPDGPSTTADPEQSALLGSLSARLGQLLGSLPDKQREILVLRVVVGLTAEETAEAVGSTPGAVRVAQHRALAKLRSAVGVEELI; this is encoded by the coding sequence ATGGAGAGTTCCGACCTGCTGGCCTCGCTGGTGAACGAGGCCGTCGCGGGTGACCGGCCTGCCGTCGAACGGCTGCTGGCCTCCGTCCGGCCGCTCGTGACCCGGTACTGCCGGGCGCGCGTCGGGCGGGGCGAACGCGCGTACGCCTCGGCGGACGACGTGGCCCAGGAGGTCTGCCTGGCCGTGCTCACGTCGCTGCCGACCTACCGCGAGCAGGGCAGGCCGTTCCTGGCGTTCGTCTACGGCATCGCCGCCCACAAGGTCGCCGACGCCCACCGCGCCTCCGCCCGCAACCGCTCCGAACCGGTCGCCGAGGTGCCGGACGGCCCGTCGACGACCGCGGACCCGGAGCAGAGCGCGCTGCTCGGCTCGTTGTCGGCGCGCCTGGGGCAGCTGCTGGGCTCGTTGCCGGACAAGCAGCGCGAGATCCTGGTGCTGCGCGTGGTGGTGGGGCTGACGGCGGAGGAGACGGCCGAGGCGGTCGGGTCGACGCCGGGCGCTGTGCGGGTGGCGCAGCACCGGGCACTCGCGAAGCTGCGGTCCGCGGTGGGGGTCGAGGAGCTGATTTGA
- a CDS encoding class I SAM-dependent methyltransferase: MRPDAVQRVLDAELAAARERRGGEPPRVLDVGGGSGVWAVPLAAAGCAVTVVEPSPNALATLHTRAREAGVTINAVQGDTDSLGVPAGEADLVLAHGVLEVVDDAPAALVALAAAVTPGGAVSVLVASRFAAILHRAIAGRIVDARRLLDDDAGQLAGTRDPLRRRFDVAGLEKLVLGAGLSVELLQGHGVVSDLVPGVVLDANPGAADALAELELAAATRSPLRDVAARLHVLARRTH, encoded by the coding sequence ATGCGACCGGACGCCGTACAGAGGGTGCTCGACGCCGAACTGGCCGCCGCGCGCGAGCGCAGGGGTGGCGAACCGCCCCGCGTGCTTGACGTCGGCGGCGGCAGCGGCGTGTGGGCCGTGCCACTGGCCGCCGCGGGCTGTGCCGTCACGGTCGTGGAGCCGTCGCCGAACGCGCTGGCCACCCTGCACACGCGTGCGCGCGAGGCGGGTGTGACGATCAACGCGGTCCAGGGCGACACCGACTCGTTGGGCGTTCCCGCTGGTGAGGCCGATCTGGTGCTCGCACACGGGGTGCTGGAGGTCGTGGACGACGCACCCGCCGCGTTGGTGGCGCTGGCCGCGGCGGTGACGCCGGGCGGGGCGGTGTCGGTGCTGGTGGCGAGCCGGTTCGCGGCGATCCTGCACCGCGCGATCGCCGGCCGGATCGTCGACGCGCGGCGGTTGCTGGACGACGACGCGGGCCAGCTGGCGGGCACGCGCGACCCGTTGCGGCGCCGGTTCGACGTGGCCGGCCTGGAGAAGCTGGTGCTCGGCGCCGGACTTTCCGTCGAGTTGCTGCAAGGCCACGGCGTGGTGTCGGACCTGGTGCCCGGCGTCGTGTTGGATGCGAATCCGGGTGCCGCCGACGCGCTGGCCGAGCTCGAGCTGGCCGCTGCCACGCGGTCTCCGCTGCGCGACGTGGCCGCCCGGCTGCACGTGCTCGCCCGCCGCACTCACTGA
- a CDS encoding DNA-formamidopyrimidine glycosylase family protein, whose translation MPEGDTVFLAGHRMNDALAGKTLLRGEFRHPKLAALDLAGLDVLAVRTYGKHMFTRFSDGNSLRSHFRMDGAWHLYRPGERWKRPGHQARAVFEVDDRQAIGFALHDLEFLPTHREDELISHLGPDLLSPDFDAAEAVRRLTADPERPVGIALLDQRVMAGVGNLYRAEVCFLLGVLPTAPVSATDPRRAVALSRKLLQANQWRPEQSTTGDLRVQHYVFERTGRPCLRCRTRVRSGEFDGRFVYFCPKCQSG comes from the coding sequence ATGCCTGAAGGCGACACCGTCTTCCTGGCCGGTCATCGGATGAACGATGCCCTGGCCGGGAAGACGCTGCTGCGCGGCGAGTTCCGCCACCCGAAGCTCGCCGCGCTGGACCTGGCCGGGCTGGACGTCCTCGCCGTGCGCACGTACGGCAAGCACATGTTCACCCGGTTCTCCGACGGCAACAGCCTGCGCAGCCACTTCCGGATGGACGGCGCGTGGCACCTGTACCGGCCGGGCGAGCGCTGGAAACGTCCTGGGCACCAGGCCCGCGCGGTGTTCGAGGTGGACGACCGGCAGGCCATCGGGTTCGCGTTGCACGACCTGGAGTTCCTCCCGACACATCGGGAAGACGAGCTCATCTCACATCTCGGGCCCGATCTGCTCTCGCCCGACTTCGACGCCGCTGAGGCCGTTCGGCGGTTGACCGCGGATCCCGAACGGCCTGTCGGGATCGCATTGTTGGACCAGCGCGTGATGGCCGGTGTCGGCAATCTCTACCGCGCGGAAGTGTGTTTCCTGCTGGGCGTTCTCCCGACGGCACCGGTGTCGGCGACGGACCCCCGACGTGCGGTTGCGCTGTCGCGGAAGCTGTTGCAGGCCAACCAGTGGCGGCCGGAGCAGTCCACGACGGGCGACCTGCGGGTGCAGCACTACGTTTTCGAACGCACCGGCAGGCCGTGTTTGCGGTGCCGCACAAGAGTCCGTTCGGGCGAGTTCGACGGCAGATTCGTGTACTTCTGCCCTAAATGCCAGTCCGGTTGA
- the shbA gene encoding RNA polymerase sigma factor ShbA codes for MGSTETADEHVAGALAGDRAAVAKLLEAIRPVILRYCRSRVGALSSADDVAQEVCLAVLTALPSYRDQGRPFLAFVYGIASHKVADAHRAAARDRSDPTSDLPESADRSAGPEERALGSDLSRRMARLLEVLPEKQREIVRLRVVVGMSAEEVAEAVGSTPGAVRVAQHRALARLRKEFGSLGE; via the coding sequence ATGGGAAGCACAGAGACGGCCGACGAGCACGTCGCCGGCGCCCTGGCCGGCGACCGCGCGGCCGTGGCCAAGCTGCTCGAAGCGATCCGCCCGGTGATCCTCCGCTACTGCCGCTCCCGAGTAGGTGCCCTCTCCTCGGCGGACGACGTCGCACAAGAGGTCTGCCTGGCCGTGCTCACCGCATTGCCCTCCTACCGCGACCAGGGACGCCCGTTCCTGGCCTTCGTCTACGGCATCGCCTCCCACAAGGTGGCCGACGCCCACCGCGCCGCCGCCCGCGACCGCTCCGACCCGACCTCCGACCTCCCCGAGTCGGCCGACCGCTCGGCGGGCCCGGAGGAACGCGCGCTCGGCAGCGACCTCTCGCGCCGCATGGCGCGGCTGCTGGAGGTGCTGCCCGAGAAGCAGCGCGAGATCGTGCGGCTGCGCGTGGTGGTGGGGATGTCGGCGGAGGAGGTGGCGGAGGCGGTCGGGTCGACGCCGGGCGCGGTGCGGGTGGCCCAGCACCGGGCGCTGGCCAGGCTGCGCAAGGAGTTCGGCTCGCTCGGTGAGTGA
- a CDS encoding cytochrome P450 family protein, translating into MSFDMAVNLDALRPGFTDDPYSVLTSLREAGPVHRVENFGVPMWLVTRYRDVRAALDHPLLSSHGTALAGPLRGHPHFASWWFGDLSDHMMNADAPDHTRLRRAVSSELTPRRIAALRPRAEQLAASLVDSFADAGRCDLVADFAAPLPITLLMELLGVPAVDQENFRYWADVVTGLADGDAGSAREEASGYLQDLVAHKRTSGDDDLIGGLARATGEAALTDRELASLAFLLLVAGYTTAVDLVGNGTLALLRHPEQLELLQRSSSLLPGAIEEFLRFDGPTSHLLRFASQDLTIGGVQIPAGDVVLLSLASADRDTSRYPRADQLNIERADRQHLAFGHGMHFCLGAPMARLEGEVAFRTLLSRCTTLALDTAQPLGWRVSLGSRGLRSLPVRFLAKPAVPLDEQATVKVPKPS; encoded by the coding sequence GTGTCCTTCGACATGGCGGTAAATCTGGATGCGTTGCGCCCGGGCTTCACCGACGACCCGTACTCGGTGCTGACGAGCCTGCGTGAGGCAGGTCCCGTGCACCGGGTCGAGAACTTCGGCGTGCCCATGTGGCTCGTGACCCGCTACCGCGACGTGCGGGCCGCGTTGGACCACCCGCTGCTGTCCTCGCACGGCACCGCGCTCGCCGGACCCCTGCGCGGCCACCCGCACTTCGCGTCGTGGTGGTTCGGCGACCTGTCCGACCACATGATGAACGCCGATGCCCCCGACCACACCCGCCTGCGCCGGGCCGTGTCGAGCGAGCTGACCCCGCGCCGCATCGCCGCGCTGCGCCCGCGGGCCGAGCAGCTGGCGGCGTCACTGGTGGACTCCTTCGCCGACGCCGGCCGCTGCGACCTGGTCGCGGACTTCGCGGCCCCGCTGCCGATCACCCTGCTGATGGAGCTGCTCGGCGTGCCGGCGGTCGACCAGGAGAACTTCCGGTACTGGGCGGACGTGGTCACCGGGCTCGCCGACGGTGACGCCGGCTCCGCCCGCGAGGAGGCGTCCGGGTACCTGCAGGACCTGGTGGCGCACAAGCGGACCTCCGGCGACGACGACCTGATCGGCGGGCTGGCCCGTGCCACGGGCGAGGCCGCGCTGACCGACCGCGAGCTCGCGTCGCTGGCGTTCCTGCTGCTCGTGGCGGGCTACACGACGGCGGTGGACCTGGTCGGCAACGGCACGCTGGCGTTGCTGCGCCACCCCGAACAGCTGGAGCTGCTGCAGCGCTCGTCGTCGTTGCTGCCCGGCGCGATCGAGGAGTTCCTGCGGTTCGACGGCCCCACCTCGCACCTGCTGCGGTTCGCGAGCCAGGACCTGACGATCGGCGGCGTGCAGATCCCCGCCGGTGACGTCGTGCTGCTGTCGCTGGCCTCCGCCGACCGCGACACCAGCCGGTACCCGCGCGCCGACCAGCTCAACATCGAACGCGCGGACCGGCAGCACCTGGCGTTCGGGCACGGCATGCACTTCTGCCTGGGCGCGCCGATGGCGAGGCTGGAGGGCGAGGTGGCGTTCCGGACGTTGCTCTCGCGCTGCACCACGCTGGCGCTCGACACCGCGCAGCCGCTGGGCTGGCGGGTGTCGCTGGGCAGCCGCGGCCTGCGGTCGTTGCCGGTGCGGTTCCTGGCCAAGCCGGCCGTGCCGCTCGACGAGCAGGCGACGGTGAAGGTGCCCAAGCCGTCCTGA
- a CDS encoding class I SAM-dependent methyltransferase — protein MFPDWDASMARQAAQLSEFVPAGARVLDCACGIGTQAIGLAMRGYSVVGADLSPVAARRAGVEASARGVSLPVVAADMRSLPFASDSFDVVVALDNAMPHLLTADDMLAALREMRRVLRSGGRLIVSIRDYDELLLSRPLSTPPSVGPGRVVWFQLWHWDGDQYELEMFRLHEAESWQVVVDKARYWAINRHEFTDLAERAGFASPEWFLSAFYQPLMIAPFE, from the coding sequence ATGTTCCCGGACTGGGACGCGTCGATGGCCCGGCAGGCCGCGCAGCTCTCGGAGTTCGTCCCGGCTGGTGCGCGCGTTCTGGACTGTGCGTGTGGCATCGGTACCCAAGCGATCGGTCTGGCGATGCGCGGGTACTCCGTCGTCGGGGCCGACCTCTCGCCGGTGGCGGCTCGTCGGGCCGGTGTGGAGGCTTCGGCGCGAGGGGTTTCACTGCCCGTTGTCGCGGCAGACATGCGTTCGTTGCCGTTCGCTTCGGATTCTTTCGACGTCGTTGTCGCGTTGGACAATGCGATGCCACATCTGCTCACCGCGGACGACATGCTGGCCGCGTTGCGGGAGATGCGCCGGGTGCTCAGATCGGGCGGCAGGCTGATTGTCTCGATCCGCGACTACGACGAACTGCTTTTGTCGCGACCGTTGTCGACACCTCCGTCCGTGGGCCCTGGGCGGGTCGTGTGGTTCCAGCTCTGGCACTGGGACGGCGACCAGTACGAGCTGGAGATGTTCCGGCTGCACGAGGCGGAGTCGTGGCAGGTCGTGGTGGACAAGGCACGGTATTGGGCGATCAACCGTCACGAATTCACCGATTTGGCGGAACGCGCCGGTTTCGCTTCCCCGGAGTGGTTCCTCTCCGCGTTCTACCAACCGCTGATGATTGCTCCATTCGAGTGA
- a CDS encoding RNA polymerase sigma factor produces the protein MARHFSSLEADPLRMDDLLVRHFREAGCAGPVWHAYLDRLLGYGLEIVTSLVKSGAMFARCEKRERSLARQDVLPHEAEDLASETVLAGFVLFRDKGVLGGLWSVENGPLKEYFVNACVLAFPNVYRRWRTSSNAWHELHLLDAWSRLEHVAADGEPEDAILAREAVDALFAELSEDGRTLLFLKDQNYSHAEIAEFMRISTRAVEGKLRRAKEAARGAAKGGR, from the coding sequence GTGGCCCGCCACTTCAGTTCTCTCGAAGCCGACCCGCTTCGCATGGACGACCTGCTCGTCCGGCACTTCCGCGAGGCCGGCTGTGCCGGTCCGGTATGGCACGCCTACCTCGACCGGCTTCTCGGCTACGGCCTCGAGATCGTTACAAGCCTGGTCAAGTCGGGTGCGATGTTCGCCAGGTGCGAGAAGCGCGAGCGTTCCCTGGCACGCCAGGACGTCCTGCCGCACGAGGCGGAGGACCTCGCGAGCGAGACCGTGCTGGCCGGGTTCGTCCTGTTCCGCGACAAAGGCGTTCTCGGCGGTCTGTGGTCCGTCGAGAACGGACCGTTGAAGGAGTACTTCGTCAACGCTTGTGTGCTCGCCTTCCCCAATGTCTACCGCCGCTGGCGGACCAGCAGCAACGCCTGGCACGAACTGCACCTGCTGGACGCGTGGTCCCGCCTCGAACACGTCGCCGCCGACGGCGAGCCGGAGGACGCGATCCTCGCCCGCGAGGCGGTGGACGCCCTCTTCGCCGAGCTGAGCGAGGACGGCAGGACGTTGCTCTTCCTGAAGGACCAGAACTACTCGCACGCGGAGATCGCCGAGTTCATGCGGATCTCGACGCGCGCTGTCGAAGGCAAGCTCCGGCGCGCGAAAGAGGCTGCCCGCGGGGCGGCGAAGGGAGGGCGGTGA